One genomic segment of Gossypium arboreum isolate Shixiya-1 chromosome 3, ASM2569848v2, whole genome shotgun sequence includes these proteins:
- the LOC108475749 gene encoding brefeldin A-inhibited guanine nucleotide-exchange protein 1-like isoform X5: MTAMWIHQTYLKDICRIVNGLLRTALGPPPASATTLSAVQDITFRHESVNCLVSIIKSMGAWMDQKLTIGDSDLRKSFKSDTAAEGHSTLTAEDGTVSDCELQPEMNSELSNAATLEQRRAYKIELQKGVSLFNRKPSKGIEFLINTKKVGNSPEEVAAFLKSNTTGLNEAMIGDYLGEREDFALKVMHAYVDSFDFKSMDFGEAIRFFLQGFRLPGEAQKIDRIMEKFAERYCKCNPNSFTSADTAYVLAYSVIMLNTDAHNSMVKDKMNKSDFIRNNRGIDDGKDLPEEYLGALYDQIVNNEIKMNADSSAPQSMQANSLNKLLGLDGILNLVTWKQTEEKALGANGLLIRQIQEQFKAKSGKLESVYHSVSDVAILRFMVEVCWGPMLAAYSVTLDQSDDRIATTQCLQGFRHAVHVTAVMGMQTQRDAFVTSTAKFTFLHCAADMKQKNVDAVKAIISIAIEDGNHLQDSWEHILTCLSRIEHLQLLGEGSSTDTSILSVPNTEIDEKVPKPSGIQSLKKKGSLQNPAVMAVVRGGSYDSAAVGANSSGLVTPEQINQFIANLNLLEQIGSSELNHVFVHSQRLNSEAIVAFVKALCKVSIAELQSPTDPRVFSLTKLVEIAHYNMNRIRLVWFRIWNVLSDFFVSVGLSENLSVAIFVMDSLRQLAMKFLEREELANYNFQNEFLRPFVIVMQKSNSIEIRELIVRYVSQMVLSRVSNVKSGWKSVFMVFTAAAVDERKNIVLLAFGTMEKIVREYFPHISETDASTFSDCVRCLIKFTNSKFDSDISLNAIGFLRFCAIKLAEGGLVCADKSPDDGSSVSAVTKNDRDLQSFADSDDHASYWVPLLAGLSELTSDSKLAIRKSSTEVLFNVLNDHGHLFSRAFWIGVFSSVVLPLFNGASPVKQDSPTSKSTRPDGSTWDPEISAAAVQSLVDLVIRFFNVLRPQLPNVVSILAGYLKSTKQGPASTGVSATYRLTGELGSRFSKDEWQEILLAIKEAATSTLPGFMKILRSMDDIKVPENSRSSTNTETSSDHGLTKDDLEEDNLQTSAYVVSKMKSFIAVQLLIMQVITDIYKANLQFLVASNINIIVEIFSSTTSHAQQLNSETVLQKKIKKVCSILETSEPPMVHFENEAYQNYLNFLQDLIKNNSSAPKEMNLRSLVAVCEKILLIYLSCTDYNYARQQKPVEIPVTHWILPLGIAKKEKMAARTPLLVSALKALSCLEKDSCRKYVADIFHLLVDLVRSDHSSNEVQHALSNIFRACIGPIIMP, encoded by the exons ATGACTGCGATGTGGATTCACCAAACATATTTGAAAG ATATTTGCAGGATTGTCAACGGCCTTCTCAGAACAGCTCTAGGACCGCCACCTGCTTCAGCAACTACTTTGTCTGCAGTCCAGGATATAACTTTCCGGCATGAATCAGTAAATTGCTTGGTTAGCATCATTAAGTCAATGGGAGCTTGGATGGACCAAAAGCTGACAATAGGTGATTCTGACTTGCGTAAGAGCTTCAAGAGTGACACTGCAGCAGAGGGCCATTCAACTTTGACTGCAGAAGATGGAACAGTCTCTGATTGTGAGTTGCAACCAGAAATGAATTCTGAATTGTCAAATGCTGCTACACTTGAGCAACGGCGGGCTTACAAGATTGAACTTCAG AAAGGTGTTTCGTTGTTTAATAGGAAGCCATCCAAAGGCATTGAGTTTCTTATAAATACCAAAAAGGTTGGCAACTCTCCAGAGGAAGTGGCTGCTTTTCTGAAGAGTAACACTACTGGGTTGAATGAAGCCATGATTGGTGATTATTTGGGTGAAAGGGAGGATTTTGCTTTGAAAGTCATGCACGCTTATGTGGATTCCTTTGATTTCAAATCTATGGATTTTGGTGAAGCGATAAGGTTCTTCCTACAAGGCTTCAGGTTACCAGGAGAAGCACAGAAAATTGACCGCATCATGGAAAAGTTTGCTGAGCGCTATTGTAAATGTAATCCTAACTCATTTACCAGTGCAGATACTGCCTATGTACTGGCATACTCTGTCATAATGCTCAACACTGATGCCCATAATAGCATGGTCAAAGATAAG ATGAACAAGTCTGATTTCATTCGAAACAACCGAGGAATAGATGATGGCAAAGATTTACCCGAGGAGTATCTTGGTGCTCTTTATGATCAAATTGTGAATAATGAAATCAAGATGAATGCAGATTCTTCTGCTCCTCAAAGCATGCAGGCGAACAGCTTAAATAAGCTATTGGGTTTGGATGGTATACTCAATTTGGTGACTTGGAAGCAAACAGAAGAAAAGGCATTGGGTGCAAATGGTCTTCTTATAAGACAAATCCAAGAGCAGTTTAAGGCAAAGTCGGGAAAATTAGA GTCTGTTTATCATTCTGTTTCAGATGTAGCAATCTTGAGGTTTATGGTGGAGGTTTGCTGGGGACCTATGCTGGCTGCATACAGTGTCACTCTTGACCAGAGTGATGATAGAATTGCTACCACTCAATGCTTACAGGGCTTTCGACATGCTGTGCATGTAACTGCCGTAATGGGAATGCAGACGCAGAGAGATGCTTTTGTCACATCAACGGCAAAGTTCACTTTTCTCCATTGTGCTGCAGACATGAAACAAAAGAATGTTGATGCTGTAAAA GCAATAATATCTATTGCCATTGAAGATGGTAACCATCTTCAAGACTCCTGGGAGCATATATTGACATGCCTGTCCAGAATTGAGCATTTGCAACTGTTGGGAGAAGGTTCATCAACCGACACATCCATTTTATCCGTGCCTAATACTGAAATAGATGAAAAGGTGCCAAAACCTTCTGGTATTCAATCCCTGAAGAAAAAGGGATCACTCCAGAATCCAGCTGTAATGGCAGTTGTGCGAGGAGGGTCATATGACAGTGCCGCTGTTGGAGCAAATAGTTCAGGACTGGTAACCCCAGAGCAGATTAATCAATTCATTGCAAACTTGAATTTATTGGAACAGATAGGAAGTTCCGAGTTGAACCATGTTTTTGTACATAGCCAAAGATTAAACAGTGAAGCAATAGTGGCTTTTGTGAAGGCCCTTTGCAAGGTTTCTATAGCGGAGTTGCAGTCTCCAACAGACCCTCGAGTTTTTAGCCTCACAAAACTCGTTGAAATTGC GCACTACAATATGAACCGCATCAGATTAGTTTGGTTTCGCATATGGAATGTTCTCTCTGATTTCTTTGTTTCTGTTGGACTGTCCGAGAATTTATCCGTGGCAATCTTTGTGATGGATTCGTTGAGGCAGCTTGCTATGAAATTCTTAGAACGTGAGGAGCTGGCAAACTACAATTTCCAGAATGAATTTTTGAGACCATTTGTGATTGTAATGCAAAAAAGCAACTCCATAGAAATAAGGGAATTAATAGTTCGATACGTTTCTCAGATGGTCCTCAGCCGCGTCAGTAATGTGAAATCTGGATGGAAAAGTGTCTTTATG GTGTTTACAGCTGCTGCTGTGGATGAGCGGAAGAATATTGTCCTGCTAGCTTTTGGGACCATGGAAAAAATAGTTAGAGAGTACTTTCCTCATATCAGTGAGACAGACGCTTCTACTTTTAGTGATTGTGTACGATGCCTCATCAAGTTCACAAATAGCAAGTTTGACAGTGATATTAGCCTTAATGCTATTGGATTTCTCCGGTTTTGTGCTATCAAACTTGCTGAGGGAGGTCTTGTTTGCGCTGATAAGAGCCCAGATGATGGTTCATCTGTTTCAGCTGTAACTAAGAATGATAGAGATCTACAAAGTTTCGCTGATAGTGATGATCATGCATCCTATTGGGTTCCCTTGCTAGCAG GTTTATCAGAACTAACATCCGACTCGAAGTTAGCCATCCGAAAGAGTTCGACGGAAGTGCTTTTCAACGTCCTGAATGATCATGGTCATCTTTTCTCACGAGCATTCTGGATTGGTGTTTTTAGCTCTGTTGTTCTCCCCTTATTTAATGGTGCATCTCCTGTAAAACAGGATTCACCAACATCGAAATCTACTCGTCCTGATGGAAGCACTTGGGATCCTGAAATTTCTGCCGCCGCAGTGCAGTCTCTTGTAGATCTTGTTATAAGGTTTTTCAATGTATTGAGACCTCAACTACCAAATGTCGTATCCATACTGGCAGGATACTTAAAAAGTACAAAACAGGGTCCTGCAAGCACTGGAGTTTCGGCAACATATCGTTTGACAGGAGAGTTAGGAAGCAGATTTTCAAAAGACGAATGGCAAGAAATCCTTCTAGCTATAAAAGAAGCTGCCACTTCAACATTGCCTGGGTTTATGAAGATTTTGAGAAGCATGGATGACATCAAGGTGCCTGAGAATTCTCGATCCTCTACTAATACTGAAACAAGCTCTGATCATGGACTGACCAAGGATGACCTTGAGGAAGATAATCTGCAAACTTCAGCTTATGTGGTTTCGAAAATGAAGAGTTTTATCGCGGTCCAGCTACTGATTATGCAG GTTATAACTGATATATACAAAGCGAACCTACAATTCTTGGTAGCTTCCAACATAAATATCATTGTCGAGATATTTTCTTCCACTACATCACATGCTCAGCAACTGAACTCCGAGACTGTCctgcaaaagaaaataaagaaagtaTGCTCGATCTTGGAGACCTCCGAACCGCCCATGGTTCACTTCGAGAACGAGGCTTATCAAAATTACCTCAACTTCCTCCAAGATTTAATCAAAAACAATTCATCCGCCCCAAAGGAGATGAACCTAAGATCACTAGTGGCAGTGTGTGAAAAAATATTGCTGATATACCTTAGCTGCACCGATTACAACTACGCACGGCAGCAGAAACCGGTTGAGATACCGGTGACTCATTGGATTCTCCCATTGGGAATAGCCAAAAAGGAAAAAATGGCAGCTAGGACTCCTCTACTTGTGTCTGCATTGAAGGCATTGAGTTGCTTGGAGAAGGATTCCTGCAGAAAGTACGTTGCAGATATCTTTCATCTGTTGGTCGATCTGGTTCGAAGCGATCATAGCTCGAATGAAGTTCAACATGCTCTAAGCAACATATTCCGGGCATGTATAGGTCCCATAATAATGCCATAA